Within Spirochaetaceae bacterium, the genomic segment GGTAGACCCTAACGCCGAAGTACGCAACGAAATTATTAATTCGGTTTCGGTACGCACCGCCCGTACAACGGGAGTAACCGGTTGGGTACGCAACGACTCTATCTCGGGCACCGTTACCAACACCGCCCTTAATGTGAATGGCGTTACCAACTTTAATGGCACTACCATTACGGAGGCCGATTTCGTCTCGGTAAGCAGACCGCTCTTTATTAGGCCGGGCGCCGAAGGCGCCGGTATGCTTAGAGGTACCAGTAAAGATGCGTTAGTGCGTAATATAGCCGATACCATTAACTTTATCCAACGCGATGGGAATGGCGATATTTTATGGGGCGATTTTTTACGGCCCAGAGCCGGCAGTATTGTGGATACCACCGGTTTAGGTGCGCTTAGGCCTTTTGCTAACCACAGTGTAAGCTTTAACGCTAATGGCGGCAGCGGGACAGCAGCAGCTGTAACTACAGGCGCCAGCGCCGATTACATTGTGCTGCCGCAAAACAGCTTTACCCCACCGGCCGGTCAAAGTTTTGCCGGTTGGCGCGTGGAAAATGCCCGCAACCTACTAGCCCCCGGTGATAGGATACTTGTTAATAATAATTTAACCGTTTATGCCCAATGGCAATAAATAAAAATTATAAAGCGCCTTTATCTTTAAGTATAAAGGTGCTTAAATTATAGGTAACCTGCTAAATCCCCTTCGTTAACGAAGGGGATTTAATTATCCGGCTGTTTATAGCCTATCGGCGGGGTTAATTATGGTATCTATACAGTTATCAATAATATTATAAAAAGTTTTATGTTCGTTTAAATCAAACTCGATACTCAGTAAATCTTCGCCTATAAAATAAAAGTCGGTAAAACCAAGCTGTTTAAAAAAATAATGAAGGAGTTTCCGTAGTTTTTCGTACTTAGTAACTTCGTATACCTGTTGAGTGGTTAGCATAACAAGGATTTTACCACTGGGTAAGCTAGATATTTGGCCTAAACCTAAAGCGGTGCTCATAAAAAATTGCTTACATCTATCCGTAAAGGCTTTTAATTGGCTAGGCAAGTTGCCAAAATAAATAGGAGTAGCCATAAATAAAATATCGGCCTTACGCAGGCTAGCAAAAACCTCTATTAAATCGTCTGTCTCTTTGCAAACACCTAGTTCTTCTTCTGTTTGGCAAAGATAGCAAGCTTTACAGCCCCCATATTGCATATCACCCAAAGTAAATGTGTCAATATTACATTGAACCGTACTTTTTTCGGCAATTCTATTTAAAAAATATTTACCAAAAGCTTTACTGGCCGAGTTTTGGCGCGGGCTGGCAAAAATAGCAGTAATATTCATATATCTATACCTTTTTAAACACTTTAGTCAGATTAAGAGTATTATAACATTTGCCGGTAAAAAAATCAACCAAAAATTAAGTTAATAGCAGCTAAGATTATATAACACAACGAACACATAATTTACTTATTTGTAATTAGCTTTAATATCGTTAAATAAACGTAAAAAAACAAGCCCTTTTGTGTTTTGCATAAAAAAGCAATTAAGTATTTTTATGCTGTAGTACTATAAATTTTTAGCGCTTAAAAGGTGCGGCCACTTTAGCTACACAATCATCGATAGTATCGTAAAAGTCTTTACAGTCATTTAAATCAAATTCGATACCCAGTAAACCTTTACCTATAGTATAAAAATTGGTAAACCCAAATTGTTTAAATTGGTAGTGCAAGCTATTGCGTAAATCGCGATAATAATGAACATCTTCTTGTTGCTGTGTAGTTAGTAGAATAGCAGTTTTACCGCCGGGTAATCTTGTTTTTGTTAAAGAATTATCTATAGAAAGCTGCTTAAGGCGGTTTGTAAAAGCTAATAATTGGCTGGGCGTTCGCCCAAAATAAATGGGGGTAGCTATAAATAAAATATCGGCTTGGTGTAAACTTTCAAAAACCTCCGTTAAGTCATCGGTTAAAACGCAGGCAGTGGCTTTAGTTTGACAAAGATAGCAGCCCTTGCAGCCCGAATATTGCATACCGCGTAAAATAAATTTGTTAATATTACAGCCGGCTTTATCTTCTTCGGTGAGCTTATTTAAAAAATATTCGGCAAAGGCGCTGCTGGCCGAGTTACGGCGAGGGCTTGCCAGTATTGCTATAACATTCATATATTTATAACCCCTCCTTAAATATTTCAATCAAAACAATAGTATTATAACACTGAACCATGGGGAAGTCAAGAAAAAGTTAAGCTAAAATTTATAATGACTTAAGTAAAACAAAACCCTTATTAATAAGGGGATTTTAAATAAAACTTGGTCAAGGTTAAGGCTTAAAGGGCTCGGCCACTTTAGCTACACAAGCATCGATAGTATCATAAAAGTGTTTATGGTCGTTTAAATCAAACTCGATACTCAGTAAATCTTCGCTGATAGCATAAAAATTGGTAAAACCAAATTGTTTAAAGTAAAAATGAAAGCTATTATGCAGGTCGCGATAGCGATGAATACCGGCTTGCTCTTGCGTGGTTAGTAAAACCAGTGTTTTACCTTTGGTCAGCTTAGATTTTTCGTTAGAAATTAAAAAGTTGCTCACATAAAACTGGTTGCACCTATCTACAAAAGCTGCCAGCTGGCTAGGGTCGCGCCCAAAATAAATAGGGGTAGCAATAAGTAAAATATCGGTTTTGTATAGGCTTTGAAAAACTTCGGTTAAATCGTCATCTAAAACACAGTTGTCTTGTTTAGTTTGGCAAAAATAGCAGCCCTTGCAGCCCGAATATTGCATACCGCGTAAAATAAATTTGTTAATATGACAGCCGGCTTTGTTTTTTTCGGCAAGTTTACTTAAAAAATATTCGCCAAAGGCACTGCTGGCCGAATGGCGACGGGGACTTGCTAAGATGGCTGTAACATTCATGCATTTTTTCCTTATAATTATACTTAGTATTATAACAACATATCTTATTAGATAAGAAAGCTATTTTGTAATTTTATCATTACAAGCGGCAGCAAAATAATTTGCTAAATAAAAAAGAGTTGCTTTACTCTTGCAATAATAAAAACGGCCCTAGTTACAAAACAACTATATTATAACCTGCCTTTTGTAAAAAAGCAACTGCTAAAAAGTGAATTTAATTACTAAACCTATTTATAATAACCGCAGCACTTAATTGTCTTAAGTAGTAACAAACTACGCAAAAATTTTTAGTTTTTTTGTACTTTTTTTAAATAGTTACCATCTGTTTATAGTACATCGGTTTGTTAATAAAAAACTTGAGCATAATTTGTTATTAATCTGTTTTATGGCTATTAGCACAGCTAAAAACTACTTGTTTTAATAAAATTGGTATGCTATAGTTATGGTACAAAAGGAAACTTTTTAACTTAATTACCTATAGGTAGTGTATATGCGTTGCCCCGCTTGTTTTATAGATAACGACCGTGTTATGGATTCGCGCAGTAATAATGAAGGCGATTTTATTCGCCGCCGGCGCGAGTGTTTGCAATGCGGCCACCGCTTTACCAGCTACGAAAAAATTGAGCAAAAACCTTTTAAGGTAGTTAAAAAAAATAATAAGCGCGAGCACTTTGATAGCGAAAAGCTACGCAAAGGCCTCGAGCTAGCCTTGCGCAAAAGGCCCATTAGTGCAGACGATATAGATGATATTATCGACTGGGTAACAACCGAAGCCGCCGAGCTGGGGCGAGCAAAGGCCGGCCGGGCTAAAGGCGAAATTGCCAGTACCCAACTGGGTGAGCTGGTATTAAAAAAGCTTTACGAGGTAGACAGAGTGGCCTATGTACGTTTTGCCAGCGTTTATCGTAATTTTGATAATATTGAAGAATTTGTAGCTATTATAAAGGAAATGAATAATTAAAATGCTAGATTGGAAAGTTTTACTAGGTCATAAACAAGAAGACGCAACTTTAACCTACATTACAAAAAGAGCAGGTGAAGTTGAGCCCTATAACAAGCAAAAAATAGTGGTAGCCATTAACAAAGCTATTAAGGCCAGCCGTAAAGAGGCTAACCTCAAACTGGCCGAAGAGCTGGCTTTAAAGGTTGACGCTAAAGTTAAAGAACTACTGGCCGGCCGCCACAGCGGCAGTGTACCGCACCTAGAAGAGATACAAGATTTAGTAGAAGATGTACTTATAGAAGAAAAGCACAAAGATTTAGCCAAAAGCTACATTTTATACCGCAGCCGGCGCAGCGATATTCGTGAGGCTAAGCTAACTTTAGATGTAAGCACACTGGTAGATAGTTACCTAGACCGCAGCGATTGGCGCGTTAACGAAAATGCCAATGTCAATTTTAGTTTGGGCGGCCTTATTTTACACAATGCCGGTACCGTTACCGCTAATTATTGGCTTAAAAATGTTTACCGCCACGAAATAGCGGAGGCTCACCGCAGCTGTGCTATGCATTTGCACGATTTATCTATGTTTAGCCCTTATTGTGCCGGCTGGTCGCTTAGGCAGCTTATCGAAGAAGGATTAGGAGGTGTAGCCGACAAAATTACCAGCAAGCCGGCGGCGCATCTTTCTACTTTAGTTAATCAAATGGTTAATTTTTTGGGTATTATGCAAAATGAATGGGCTGGGGCGCAGGCCTTTAGCAGCTTTGATACCTATCTTGCTCCTTTTATTAGAGCCGATAACCTAAACTATAACGAAGTTAAACAATGCGTGCAAAGTTTTATCTTTGGGGTTAATACGCCAAGCAGGTGGGGCACCCAAGCGCCTTTTACCAACATTACCTTAGATTGGACTTGTCCCGACGATTTAAAAGAACGCAAGGCGATTGTCGCCGGACGTGAGCAGCCTTTTACTTACGGAGACTGTGCTGCCGAGATGGCGCTGGTAAATAAAGCCTTTTTAGAGATAATGCTGGCCGGCGATGCTAATGGGCGCGGCTTTGCTTACCCTATCCCTACCTACAATATTACTAAAGACTTTATTTGGGAGAGCGAAAATGCCAAGCTGCTCTTCGAGATGGCTGGGAAATATGGCACACCATATTTTCAAAACTTTATCAACAGCGACCTTAACCCCGAAGATGTACGCAGTATGTGCTGCCGCTTACGCCTAGATAAACGCGAGCTGCGCAAGCGCGGCGGCGGATTATTTGGCAGCGACGAATTTACCGGCAGTATCGGGGTGGTTACCATCAACCTGCCGCAGCTGGCCTTTTTAGCTGTAAACAAAGAAGATTTTTTTGCTAGGCTCACCCACGTGATGAATTTAGCCGCCGAAAGTTTACAAGCCAAGCGTAAGGTGGTAGCACGGCTCATGGAAGCCGGCCTCTTTCCCTACACTAAGCATTACCTAAAGCACCTAGATAATCACTTTAACACCATTGGTATTTGCGGTATGAACGAGGCGCTGCTTAACTTTAATTTTATTAACGCCGACATTACCCAGCCCGCTGCTCGGGCCTTAGCCCTCGAAATTCTCGATTTTATGCGGGCCAAAATGCAAGATTACCAAGAAGAATATGGCAGCCTTTTTAACCTTGAGGCCAGCCCGGCCGAAAGCACAAGCTACCGTCTTGCCAAGCATGATAAAGAAAACTACCCGGCCATTATCGTTAGCGGCAATAAAGAAAGCCCTTACTATACCAATAGCACCCAGCTACCCGTTATGCAAACCAACGATATTTTTGAGGCGCTAGACCATCAAGACGAGCTGCAAACTAAATATACCGGCGGTACCGTTTTTCATTGCTATTTGGGCGAAGAAATTAAAGATTGGCAAATTACCCGCAAACTGGTACAAAATATTGCCCAAAGCTATCGCTTACCTTATTTTACCTTAAGTCCCGTCTTTAGTGTGTGCGCCCGGCATGGTTATTTAGTTGGCCAGCACTTTAATTGCCCTAAGTGCGAAGAGCAAAACCGGTTGGTTAGCGCCGAAATAACGGCCATAAAAGAAGAGTTAGCTAAACGCAGTGCTTAACGGCACCATTTAATTAAAATATAAAAACCAACAAAAACTGTTGGTAAAAAAGGGAGAGAATTAATGAATTTACAAACTTTATCCACCGGCGAGCTACAAGCTAAACTTAATGAGCTTGAAAGCCAATATGTAGACCCTACGGCAGAGGTATATGCCCGTATTGTTGGTTATTACCGCAGTGTACGCAACTGGAACGTAGGAAAACGTGCCGAATTTAACGAAAGGTTAAACTTTGAGTTAAACAATGGTCAACCAAAGGCTAACCCTGCCGCTGATGACACTAACAATGAACCCTTAAAATGCAGTAACAATTTAAGTGCCGAAGCTGTTAGTTACCAGCTGTTTACCAAAGCCAGCTGCCCTAATTGCCCATCGGTTAAAAGTTTTGTCGAGGCTTTAGCCGTTAACGGCCAGCATTTAAGTGTAGACGAAGAGGCTAACTTTGCCCTAGCTAAAGCCAAAAAAGTATTGGCGGCCCCTACCGTAATTTTTTACGATGTAAACGGTAACGAGCTTTGCCGAGCTAATAATCTTAACGATTTACAAAGTCTTTTTACTAAAGCTGCCTAAGATTTAGGTGGCTTTAGTAAGAAAAAGGAGTAACAAATGCAAACATTCTGGAGAGATGTTTTAAAAATTGGTTTTGATGATATTGACGACCAACACAAGGTATTAGTTGGTTATTTAGATAAAATGGTAGCTGCCAAGGCCAACGATGCCGAAGAAGTTAAAGCGGTTTTAACTGGGCTGGAAGAATATGTAAATTATCATTTTAGTTACGAAGAGGCCAAACTTGCCGCCGCCGGTTTTGTAAAGCTGGAAGAACATAAAAAAGAGCACAAAAACTTTGCCCTTGCTGTACAAGCTAAAGTAAGTGAGTACCAAAACAGTAACTACGACGTGGACGAAATGGTTACCTTTTTAAAGGAATGGCTGGTTAAGCATATTATGGTTAAGGACCGTATTTGGGCTAAGTATTTATTAGAACAAGCTAAGAATTAGAGTTGTTATTGAATAGCCAATTTCGTTTATAATACCCTTTTGTATACTAAGTGCATTTATAAGTGCCGTAATAACTTAGTTGACAAGTTGCCGGATATAGTTTATACTTTTTATTCAAAGCAGCTTAATTATGATTAAAAGGCGCAGTATAACAGTATAAAAGAGGAGTAGTACAATGCAAACACTTTGGAGCGATGTTTTAAATGTTGGTTTTGGTGATATGGACGACCAACACAAGGTGCTAGTAAATTATTTAGACCAACTTGTAAATGAAGGGCAAGAAAGAGGGGCTGAAGCCATTGCCACAATCCTAGCGGGGCTAGGGGCTTATGTAGGATACCATTTTAGCTATGAAGAAAAAC encodes:
- a CDS encoding flavodoxin family protein yields the protein MNITAIFASPRQNSASKAFGKYFLNRIAEKSTVQCNIDTFTLGDMQYGGCKACYLCQTEEELGVCKETDDLIEVFASLRKADILFMATPIYFGNLPSQLKAFTDRCKQFFMSTALGLGQISSLPSGKILVMLTTQQVYEVTKYEKLRKLLHYFFKQLGFTDFYFIGEDLLSIEFDLNEHKTFYNIIDNCIDTIINPADRL
- a CDS encoding flavodoxin family protein; protein product: MNVIAILASPRRNSASSAFAEYFLNKLTEEDKAGCNINKFILRGMQYSGCKGCYLCQTKATACVLTDDLTEVFESLHQADILFIATPIYFGRTPSQLLAFTNRLKQLSIDNSLTKTRLPGGKTAILLTTQQQEDVHYYRDLRNSLHYQFKQFGFTNFYTIGKGLLGIEFDLNDCKDFYDTIDDCVAKVAAPFKR
- a CDS encoding flavodoxin family protein — encoded protein: MNVTAILASPRRHSASSAFGEYFLSKLAEKNKAGCHINKFILRGMQYSGCKGCYFCQTKQDNCVLDDDLTEVFQSLYKTDILLIATPIYFGRDPSQLAAFVDRCNQFYVSNFLISNEKSKLTKGKTLVLLTTQEQAGIHRYRDLHNSFHFYFKQFGFTNFYAISEDLLSIEFDLNDHKHFYDTIDACVAKVAEPFKP
- the nrdR gene encoding transcriptional regulator NrdR codes for the protein MRCPACFIDNDRVMDSRSNNEGDFIRRRRECLQCGHRFTSYEKIEQKPFKVVKKNNKREHFDSEKLRKGLELALRKRPISADDIDDIIDWVTTEAAELGRAKAGRAKGEIASTQLGELVLKKLYEVDRVAYVRFASVYRNFDNIEEFVAIIKEMNN
- a CDS encoding ribonucleoside triphosphate reductase is translated as MLDWKVLLGHKQEDATLTYITKRAGEVEPYNKQKIVVAINKAIKASRKEANLKLAEELALKVDAKVKELLAGRHSGSVPHLEEIQDLVEDVLIEEKHKDLAKSYILYRSRRSDIREAKLTLDVSTLVDSYLDRSDWRVNENANVNFSLGGLILHNAGTVTANYWLKNVYRHEIAEAHRSCAMHLHDLSMFSPYCAGWSLRQLIEEGLGGVADKITSKPAAHLSTLVNQMVNFLGIMQNEWAGAQAFSSFDTYLAPFIRADNLNYNEVKQCVQSFIFGVNTPSRWGTQAPFTNITLDWTCPDDLKERKAIVAGREQPFTYGDCAAEMALVNKAFLEIMLAGDANGRGFAYPIPTYNITKDFIWESENAKLLFEMAGKYGTPYFQNFINSDLNPEDVRSMCCRLRLDKRELRKRGGGLFGSDEFTGSIGVVTINLPQLAFLAVNKEDFFARLTHVMNLAAESLQAKRKVVARLMEAGLFPYTKHYLKHLDNHFNTIGICGMNEALLNFNFINADITQPAARALALEILDFMRAKMQDYQEEYGSLFNLEASPAESTSYRLAKHDKENYPAIIVSGNKESPYYTNSTQLPVMQTNDIFEALDHQDELQTKYTGGTVFHCYLGEEIKDWQITRKLVQNIAQSYRLPYFTLSPVFSVCARHGYLVGQHFNCPKCEEQNRLVSAEITAIKEELAKRSA
- a CDS encoding bacteriohemerythrin, yielding MQTFWRDVLKIGFDDIDDQHKVLVGYLDKMVAAKANDAEEVKAVLTGLEEYVNYHFSYEEAKLAAAGFVKLEEHKKEHKNFALAVQAKVSEYQNSNYDVDEMVTFLKEWLVKHIMVKDRIWAKYLLEQAKN